The proteins below are encoded in one region of Campylobacter helveticus:
- the pta gene encoding phosphate acetyltransferase gives MANLYLMRSKSDDLNTLITKKLLANYTKHYKNIAIYCPVIYEHRIAVVQEWLEEFNLKQNSKESYGFTLRDAMNAFSHNPHDFFNKILEEYENLKARYDFVLVTSFSEFGILDGFELSVKLAKNLNTPVAAIIDNADKNIAKKIFDTSLKGKDYALIDENFDFNQIINLKEYDFITPNRFKFELIKKSVKNKKVVVLPESDDERILKASEILLKSNVVNLILLGDEAKIKQDAAKLGLDIKGVEVLNPANSPLNEEFAAMLYEARKAKGMSLEEATKLVKDRTYFGTILVHSKKADAMVSGASTTTAETIRPALQIIKTKEGVNSVSGIFFMGLEDKVLAFADCAVNPNPTAEQLAQSAYVSALSAKAFGLEPRIAMLSYSSGDSGKGESVDLVNEALKIAKKNYPELQIDGPMQFDCAYDAKTAAKKMPNSTIAGKANVYIFPDLDAANICYKAVQRTANALAIGPILQGLKKPVNDLSRGCLVEDIVDTVILSAIQAQ, from the coding sequence ATGGCAAATCTTTACCTTATGCGGTCAAAAAGTGATGATTTAAATACTCTTATTACAAAAAAACTTCTAGCAAATTACACGAAGCATTACAAAAACATAGCGATTTACTGCCCCGTCATTTATGAACATAGAATAGCCGTAGTGCAAGAGTGGCTTGAAGAATTTAATCTCAAACAAAACTCAAAAGAAAGCTATGGTTTTACCCTACGCGACGCGATGAACGCCTTTAGTCATAACCCTCACGATTTTTTTAACAAAATTTTAGAAGAATATGAGAATTTGAAAGCAAGATATGATTTTGTTTTAGTTACAAGTTTTTCAGAATTTGGCATTTTAGATGGTTTTGAACTAAGTGTAAAACTCGCTAAAAATCTCAACACCCCAGTCGCAGCAATCATAGACAACGCCGACAAAAACATCGCTAAGAAAATTTTTGACACAAGTCTTAAGGGGAAAGATTATGCACTTATAGACGAGAATTTTGATTTTAATCAAATCATTAATTTAAAAGAATATGACTTCATCACGCCTAATCGCTTTAAATTTGAACTCATTAAAAAAAGCGTAAAAAATAAAAAAGTCGTTGTCTTGCCTGAAAGCGATGATGAAAGAATCTTAAAAGCAAGTGAAATTTTACTTAAAAGCAATGTGGTCAATCTCATCTTACTTGGAGATGAAGCTAAAATCAAACAAGACGCCGCTAAGCTTGGCTTAGACATTAAAGGTGTCGAGGTGTTAAACCCCGCGAATTCTCCCTTAAATGAAGAATTTGCCGCTATGCTTTATGAAGCAAGAAAGGCTAAGGGGATGAGTTTAGAAGAAGCCACAAAACTAGTTAAAGATAGAACTTATTTTGGCACAATACTCGTGCATAGTAAAAAAGCTGACGCTATGGTAAGTGGTGCTTCAACCACCACAGCCGAAACAATACGCCCAGCCCTTCAAATCATCAAAACCAAAGAGGGGGTAAATTCTGTCTCGGGTATCTTTTTTATGGGGCTTGAAGATAAGGTTTTAGCTTTTGCAGATTGTGCGGTGAATCCCAACCCAACAGCCGAGCAACTCGCTCAAAGTGCTTATGTAAGTGCTTTAAGTGCGAAAGCTTTTGGACTTGAGCCTCGCATTGCAATGCTTTCTTATTCTAGTGGAGATAGCGGTAAAGGTGAAAGTGTAGATTTAGTCAATGAAGCTTTAAAAATCGCTAAGAAAAATTACCCAGAATTACAAATCGATGGTCCTATGCAATTTGACTGCGCTTATGATGCAAAAACAGCCGCAAAAAAAATGCCAAATTCTACAATCGCAGGTAAAGCAAATGTTTATATTTTCCCAGACCTTGACGCAGCAAATATCTGCTATAAAGCCGTGCAAAGAACGGCAAATGCCCTTGCCATAGGTCCTATTTTGCAAGGACTTAAAAAACCTGTTAATGATTTAAGTAGGGGGTGTTTAGTGGAAGACATCGTAGATACAGTAATCTTAAGTGCAATACAAGCACAATGA
- the flgH gene encoding flagellar basal body L-ring protein FlgH: MKKVFVYVLPFAFFGCSAVVDPEISMKPPTYVEELAPKQSNNVESAPGSLFGKGDNPLFSDKKAMNVNDLVTVVIQESTTQSTQANKTTSRTNNANLGGGALTGSTGAANKVLNRINAYSNIGFRTNSTNNYTGTGTQSRNESFNTTISTRVIKILSNGNYFIEGSRELLINGEKQIIQLSGVIRPYDIGQDNTIDSKYIADAKILYKTEGEVDRSTRKPWGSKFIEAVWPF; this comes from the coding sequence ATGAAAAAAGTTTTCGTATATGTGTTACCATTTGCATTTTTTGGATGTAGTGCGGTGGTAGATCCTGAAATATCTATGAAGCCACCAACTTATGTTGAAGAGCTTGCTCCAAAGCAGAGTAATAATGTAGAATCAGCACCTGGTTCTCTTTTTGGCAAGGGGGATAATCCTTTATTTTCCGATAAAAAAGCGATGAATGTTAATGATTTGGTAACGGTTGTTATTCAAGAAAGCACAACTCAAAGCACACAGGCGAACAAAACCACAAGCAGAACAAATAATGCAAATTTGGGTGGTGGTGCTTTAACGGGTAGCACGGGTGCGGCGAATAAGGTTTTAAATAGAATTAACGCATATTCTAATATAGGCTTTCGAACTAATAGCACGAACAACTACACAGGCACAGGCACACAAAGTAGAAATGAAAGTTTTAATACAACTATTTCAACAAGGGTGATTAAAATTCTTTCTAATGGGAATTATTTTATCGAGGGCTCAAGAGAACTTTTGATAAACGGCGAGAAGCAAATTATCCAGCTTAGCGGTGTGATTCGTCCTTATGATATAGGACAGGATAACACGATAGATAGTAAATATATAGCCGATGCGAAGATACTTTATAAAACTGAGGGTGAAGTGGATAGAAGCACCAGAAAACCTTGGGGAAGTAAGTTTATCGAGGCGGTGTGGCCGTTCTAA
- a CDS encoding acetate kinase, translating into MKILVLNSGSSSIKFKLFDNRVVLASGLVEKIGNNQSKIELKNAKTGTKMRRDTHIGNHEKGLQLVEELFSESGILKDLSELDGCGHRIVHGGKNLTEHCLVNDFVLEEIDRVSAIAPLHNPAHLAGIKTMLKAAPRVPNATIFDTAFHKSMPDYAYMYALPYDYYTEYNIRKYGFHGTSHSYVSSRAAALMNKEKINAISAHLGNGASVCAIENGKSIDTSMGFTPLEGLMMGTRCGDIDPATLPFIAKAKNLNADELDTMMNKQSGLYGVCGYNDFRDIISEIQNGNNLARLALDMYCYRLAKYIGSYFAILPHTEALIFTAGVGENASVVRKMTCERLRHLGFELDEELNKKNESGEREISTPNSKVKIFIIPTDEELEIAKITEELIKKA; encoded by the coding sequence ATGAAAATTTTAGTTCTAAATTCAGGCTCTTCCTCTATCAAATTTAAGCTTTTTGACAATAGGGTTGTTTTGGCAAGCGGTTTAGTGGAAAAGATAGGTAATAATCAATCCAAAATCGAACTAAAAAACGCCAAAACAGGCACAAAAATGCGCCGTGATACGCACATAGGAAATCACGAAAAAGGTTTGCAATTAGTCGAGGAACTTTTTAGCGAAAGTGGGATTTTAAAAGATTTAAGTGAGCTTGATGGCTGCGGACATAGGATAGTTCACGGAGGGAAAAATTTAACGGAGCATTGCTTGGTAAATGATTTTGTATTAGAAGAAATCGACCGCGTTAGCGCCATAGCCCCACTTCACAACCCAGCCCACCTAGCGGGGATTAAAACAATGCTTAAAGCTGCTCCAAGAGTGCCAAATGCGACCATTTTTGATACGGCTTTTCATAAAAGTATGCCCGATTATGCCTATATGTATGCGCTTCCTTATGATTATTATACGGAATATAATATTAGAAAATATGGCTTTCACGGCACTTCGCATTCTTATGTTAGCTCAAGGGCGGCAGCCTTAATGAATAAAGAAAAAATTAATGCCATAAGCGCACATCTTGGAAATGGTGCAAGTGTTTGCGCCATAGAAAATGGTAAAAGTATCGACACTTCTATGGGTTTTACGCCACTTGAGGGCTTGATGATGGGAACAAGATGTGGAGACATCGACCCAGCAACCCTACCTTTCATCGCTAAGGCAAAAAATTTAAACGCTGATGAGCTTGATACTATGATGAATAAACAAAGTGGGCTTTATGGAGTTTGTGGTTATAATGATTTTCGTGATATCATTAGCGAAATTCAAAATGGCAATAATCTCGCTCGTCTTGCCCTTGATATGTATTGCTACCGCTTGGCAAAATACATCGGTTCTTATTTTGCCATTTTGCCACACACGGAGGCTTTAATTTTTACTGCTGGAGTGGGGGAAAATGCCTCTGTTGTGCGTAAAATGACCTGTGAAAGACTAAGACATTTAGGCTTTGAGCTTGACGAAGAATTAAATAAAAAAAATGAGAGTGGAGAAAGGGAAATTAGCACTCCAAATTCTAAAGTCAAAATTTTCATTATCCCAACGGACGAGGAACTTGAAATCGCCAAAATCACAGAAGAGCTGATTAAAAAAGCTTAA
- a CDS encoding RNA-binding S4 domain-containing protein produces MRVDKFLNVVNITKRRSIAEDMCRSKVVDINGIIVKPSKDVKVGDIITLHLNECKESYKVLALPISKNIPKNAQNEYVSKL; encoded by the coding sequence ATGAGAGTGGATAAATTTTTAAATGTGGTTAATATTACAAAACGCCGTAGCATAGCAGAAGATATGTGTAGAAGTAAGGTCGTAGATATCAATGGCATCATCGTAAAGCCTAGTAAAGATGTTAAAGTGGGCGATATTATCACGCTTCATTTAAACGAGTGTAAGGAAAGCTACAAAGTCCTTGCCTTGCCCATTAGCAAAAACATACCTAAAAATGCACAAAATGAATATGTGAGCAAATTGTGA
- a CDS encoding RNA polymerase factor sigma-54: MLKQKLVQSPKTKLSNTLRSWLPILQANIEDLKESLDKFAEDNPFLTIQEKTQTHQNGKNYYDGFFKNNAQSELLEQKAITQKSVWELLNEQISPPLFPTSKSQNIAYKIIECLNHEGYFEYDEEILSPFSKEEVEKIRKRFKFLEPVGVGAVDFKEAFLFALENEELEGELYEFIQMLILDFENIQKYTKEKLYKEAIEVIKKFSIPPFLEYFEESRVIVPDIFIFKENGEIKVKINDEYYPEICIETDGLEHEFLSSYLKEARNLVDALSMRKATLYKIGLMIVEHQYEFFLGKEIKPMTLKDLADDLERNASTISRAIANKYLSCDRGLVPLKDFFAFALDGEGETSNTSVKDFVANLVKNENKQKPLSDSKILELILAEFKVDIGRRTITKYRKQLNIASSTDRKKFYELEGS, translated from the coding sequence ATGTTAAAGCAAAAATTAGTCCAAAGTCCCAAAACAAAGCTTTCTAACACTCTACGCTCTTGGCTTCCCATTTTACAAGCTAATATTGAAGATTTAAAAGAAAGCTTAGATAAATTCGCAGAGGACAACCCATTTTTAACCATACAAGAAAAGACGCAAACACATCAAAATGGCAAAAATTATTACGATGGCTTTTTTAAAAACAACGCCCAAAGTGAGCTTTTGGAGCAAAAAGCTATCACACAAAAAAGCGTATGGGAGCTACTAAACGAGCAAATTTCCCCTCCCCTTTTTCCTACAAGTAAATCTCAAAATATCGCCTATAAAATCATAGAATGTCTTAATCACGAGGGCTATTTTGAATATGATGAAGAAATTTTAAGTCCTTTTTCTAAGGAAGAAGTAGAAAAAATTCGCAAACGCTTTAAATTCTTAGAGCCTGTGGGCGTTGGAGCTGTGGATTTTAAAGAGGCTTTTTTATTTGCCTTAGAAAATGAAGAACTTGAAGGCGAGCTTTATGAATTTATCCAAATGCTCATTTTAGATTTTGAAAATATCCAAAAATATACAAAAGAAAAGCTCTATAAAGAAGCCATTGAAGTCATTAAAAAATTTTCCATTCCGCCTTTTTTGGAGTATTTTGAAGAAAGCAGGGTTATAGTGCCTGATATTTTTATTTTTAAAGAAAATGGCGAGATAAAAGTTAAAATCAACGATGAATACTACCCAGAAATTTGCATAGAAACAGACGGATTAGAACACGAATTTTTAAGTAGCTATCTAAAAGAGGCGAGAAATTTGGTTGATGCGCTTTCTATGCGTAAAGCGACCTTGTATAAAATAGGACTAATGATAGTTGAGCATCAATATGAATTTTTCTTAGGAAAAGAAATCAAACCTATGACTTTAAAAGATTTGGCTGATGATTTAGAACGCAACGCCTCCACCATCTCAAGAGCCATTGCAAATAAATATCTAAGTTGCGATAGAGGGCTTGTTCCCCTCAAAGACTTTTTTGCCTTTGCACTTGATGGAGAGGGCGAAACCTCAAACACTAGCGTTAAAGATTTTGTAGCAAATTTAGTAAAAAACGAAAACAAGCAAAAACCTTTGAGCGATAGCAAAATTTTAGAACTTATCCTAGCAGAATTTAAAGTCGATATAGGAAGAAGAACGATTACTAAATACCGCAAACAGCTCAACATCGCAAGCTCAACAGATAGAAAGAAATTCTACGAGCTAGAAGGCTCGTAG
- a CDS encoding amino acid ABC transporter permease, with translation MQTFVFFTIIILWGYFSFPYEILQVNGENGTHYAFTPNARAYVLSYGVTILLTFCAVLIGVVFGFILALARFSPFKVLNFLIDEFIDIIRGTPVILQLMIFAFVIFTFFDNLYAAILALGLNSSAYIAEIVRSGINSVDRGQMEAARAMGLDYQSTMKEIILPQAVKNILPALANEFISLFKETSVVGFISVVDITMQSKSLQAVLYNPKPIIFTGLVYYVSVKIFSLGVRILEKRLNKND, from the coding sequence ATGCAAACTTTTGTATTTTTTACCATAATTATTTTGTGGGGATATTTTTCTTTCCCTTATGAAATTTTACAAGTAAATGGCGAAAATGGGACGCATTATGCCTTTACGCCAAATGCTAGGGCTTATGTATTGAGCTATGGCGTAACCATTTTGCTCACTTTTTGTGCGGTTTTAATCGGCGTTGTTTTTGGCTTTATTTTGGCTCTTGCGCGCTTTTCTCCTTTTAAGGTTTTAAATTTCTTAATCGATGAATTTATTGATATTATCCGTGGCACTCCTGTGATTTTGCAACTGATGATTTTTGCCTTTGTGATTTTCACTTTTTTTGACAATCTTTATGCGGCGATTTTGGCACTTGGGCTTAATAGCTCCGCTTATATCGCTGAGATTGTAAGAAGTGGGATTAATAGCGTTGATAGGGGGCAAATGGAGGCAGCTAGGGCTATGGGGCTTGATTATCAAAGCACGATGAAAGAGATTATTTTGCCTCAAGCGGTTAAAAACATCCTTCCAGCCCTTGCAAATGAGTTTATTTCTCTTTTTAAAGAAACTTCTGTGGTAGGGTTTATTAGCGTGGTGGATATCACAATGCAAAGTAAGAGTTTGCAGGCTGTACTTTATAATCCTAAGCCTATTATTTTTACCGGTCTTGTGTATTATGTAAGTGTGAAAATTTTTAGTTTGGGCGTGAGAATACTTGAAAAAAGGCTAAATAAGAATGATTAA
- a CDS encoding argininosuccinate synthase, giving the protein MKSDVKKVVLAYSGGLDTSIILKWLQDEYGCEVVTFTADIGQGEELEPARAKALALGIKKENIFIEDLRDEFVRDYIFPMFRANAIYEGEYLLGTSIARPLIAKTQAQIAIKTGADAVSHGATGKGNDQVRFELGYLAFNPDLKIIAPWREWDLNSREKLLAYAEKHGIDISKKKGKSPYSMDANLLHISYEGLVLEDPAMRAEDDMWRMTKSPKEAPNESEIIELEFKKGDLVAINGELLSPAGLLSKLNELGAKHGIGRLDIVENRFVGMKSRGCYETPGGTILLKAHRAIESITLDREAAHLKDELMPKYAHLIYNGFWFSPERLMLQALIDESQKFINGRVRLELYKGNVMVVGRESANDSLFNAAFCTFEEDEVYNQKDAEGFIKLNALRFIIAGKNGRKF; this is encoded by the coding sequence ATGAAAAGTGATGTGAAAAAAGTTGTTTTGGCTTATTCTGGTGGGCTTGATACAAGTATTATTTTAAAATGGCTTCAAGATGAGTATGGGTGTGAAGTTGTTACCTTTACAGCCGACATAGGGCAGGGCGAGGAGCTTGAACCAGCAAGGGCGAAAGCTTTGGCACTTGGCATAAAGAAGGAAAATATTTTTATCGAAGACTTAAGAGATGAATTTGTTAGAGATTATATTTTTCCTATGTTTAGAGCAAATGCCATTTATGAGGGAGAGTATCTACTAGGCACGAGTATAGCACGCCCATTAATCGCTAAAACTCAGGCACAAATTGCCATTAAAACAGGAGCTGATGCTGTGAGTCACGGCGCTACGGGTAAGGGAAATGACCAAGTGCGTTTTGAGCTTGGCTACTTAGCTTTTAATCCTGATTTAAAAATCATAGCACCTTGGAGGGAGTGGGATTTAAATAGCCGTGAAAAACTTTTAGCTTACGCGGAAAAACACGGCATAGATATTTCCAAGAAAAAGGGCAAGTCCCCCTACTCAATGGACGCAAATTTGCTTCACATTTCTTACGAAGGGCTTGTTTTAGAAGACCCAGCGATGAGGGCTGAAGATGATATGTGGAGAATGACAAAAAGCCCAAAAGAAGCGCCAAATGAAAGTGAAATCATCGAGCTTGAATTTAAAAAAGGCGATTTGGTAGCGATAAATGGAGAGCTTTTAAGCCCCGCAGGACTTTTAAGCAAACTTAACGAACTAGGTGCTAAGCACGGAATAGGGCGTCTTGATATCGTAGAAAATCGCTTTGTGGGTATGAAAAGTAGGGGTTGCTATGAAACACCTGGCGGGACGATTTTGCTTAAAGCACACAGGGCGATTGAAAGCATTACTTTAGATAGAGAGGCAGCACACTTAAAAGATGAGCTTATGCCAAAATATGCACATTTAATTTATAATGGCTTTTGGTTTTCACCTGAAAGGCTAATGCTTCAAGCTCTCATCGATGAAAGCCAAAAATTTATTAATGGTAGAGTAAGGCTGGAGCTTTATAAGGGCAATGTAATGGTCGTAGGGCGTGAAAGTGCAAATGACAGTCTCTTTAACGCTGCTTTTTGCACCTTTGAAGAAGATGAAGTGTATAATCAAAAAGACGCGGAAGGCTTTATTAAGCTTAACGCTTTGCGTTTCATCATCGCCGGTAAAAATGGGCGTAAATTTTAA
- the tsaE gene encoding tRNA (adenosine(37)-N6)-threonylcarbamoyltransferase complex ATPase subunit type 1 TsaE — protein sequence MSEFILAQNELEKLLLSLPSEGVILLRGDLASGKTSLIQALLKMLKFDENPNSPTFSLMQSYEKNGKKIYHYDIYQVGLSGILQNGLFENLFEEGLHLVEWGDEALEKALRKMKIKPCIIEIFPLNSKRKYVIYE from the coding sequence GTGAGCGAATTTATCCTAGCTCAAAATGAGCTTGAAAAACTTTTACTTAGTCTTCCAAGCGAGGGCGTTATATTGCTACGCGGCGATTTGGCTAGTGGAAAAACAAGCTTAATTCAAGCTTTACTTAAAATGCTTAAATTTGATGAAAATCCAAATTCCCCCACATTTTCCTTAATGCAAAGCTACGAAAAAAATGGAAAAAAAATTTATCATTACGATATTTATCAAGTGGGACTTAGTGGCATTTTGCAAAATGGCTTATTTGAAAATTTGTTCGAAGAGGGTCTGCACTTGGTAGAATGGGGCGATGAAGCATTAGAAAAAGCATTAAGGAAAATGAAAATCAAGCCTTGTATTATAGAAATTTTTCCTTTAAATTCCAAAAGAAAGTATGTGATTTATGAGTAA
- a CDS encoding amino acid ABC transporter ATP-binding protein, translated as MIKTENLCKRYGDLEVLKNINTQIQKGDVVALIGPSGGGKSTFLRCLNKLELADSGKIFIQGENILDKEVDINKIRQKVSMVFQHFNLFANKNVLENLTLTPIKTGILSQDEAISRAEILLSKVGLADKKAYMPHKLSGGQKQRIAIARSLMMNPDVILFDEPTSALDPEMIGEVLNIMKDLAKEGLTMLVVTHEMGFAKNVANRIFFMDKGQIAVDESPMSVFSNPKNERLREFLNKVLNH; from the coding sequence ATGATTAAAACTGAAAATTTGTGTAAAAGATATGGGGATTTGGAGGTTTTAAAAAATATAAATACCCAAATTCAAAAAGGCGATGTGGTCGCTTTGATAGGACCAAGCGGTGGGGGAAAAAGCACTTTTTTAAGATGTTTAAATAAACTTGAACTTGCGGATAGTGGTAAAATTTTCATACAAGGGGAAAATATCTTAGATAAGGAAGTTGATATTAATAAAATTCGCCAAAAGGTAAGTATGGTTTTCCAGCACTTTAATCTTTTTGCTAATAAAAATGTCCTTGAAAATTTAACTTTAACACCCATTAAAACAGGAATTTTAAGTCAAGATGAGGCGATAAGTAGGGCGGAAATTTTACTTTCCAAAGTCGGTTTAGCAGATAAAAAAGCCTATATGCCACATAAGCTTTCTGGCGGACAAAAGCAACGCATAGCCATAGCTAGAAGCTTGATGATGAATCCTGATGTGATATTATTTGATGAGCCGACTTCCGCACTTGATCCTGAAATGATAGGCGAGGTTTTAAACATAATGAAAGATTTGGCAAAAGAGGGTTTAACAATGCTTGTTGTTACGCACGAAATGGGTTTTGCCAAAAATGTGGCAAATCGCATCTTTTTTATGGATAAGGGGCAAATCGCAGTCGATGAAAGTCCTATGAGCGTCTTTTCTAATCCAAAAAATGAAAGGCTTAGAGAATTTTTAAATAAGGTTTTAAATCACTAA
- the lptB gene encoding LPS export ABC transporter ATP-binding protein: protein MSKLEVLHLEKIIKKTKIIHDISLEIQSGEVVGLLGPNGAGKTTTFYMICGLITPSGGKVILDGTDITKEPLNKRARQGIGYLPQESSVFKDLSVEDNLLLAAEIFYKDKKLLNEKVEKMLELLSIEPIRLRKGLSLSGGERRRCEIARSLMCEPKFLLLDEPFAGVDPIAVAEIQNLIKELKKLGIGILITDHNVRETLAICDRAYVIRQGSLLASGDAKEIAHNKDVKKYYLGAEFKLLD, encoded by the coding sequence ATGAGTAAATTAGAAGTTTTGCATTTAGAAAAAATTATCAAAAAAACAAAAATTATACACGACATTTCACTTGAAATTCAAAGTGGAGAAGTTGTAGGACTTTTAGGTCCCAATGGAGCGGGTAAAACGACAACTTTTTATATGATTTGCGGGCTTATCACACCAAGTGGAGGCAAGGTAATACTAGATGGCACAGACATCACAAAAGAACCGCTTAATAAAAGAGCAAGGCAAGGCATAGGCTATTTACCACAAGAAAGTAGCGTTTTTAAGGATTTAAGCGTAGAGGATAATCTGCTTTTAGCTGCAGAAATTTTCTATAAAGATAAAAAACTCTTAAATGAAAAAGTCGAAAAAATGCTAGAGCTTTTAAGCATAGAGCCTATACGCTTAAGAAAAGGATTAAGCTTAAGTGGGGGAGAAAGAAGGCGTTGTGAAATCGCAAGAAGCCTAATGTGTGAGCCTAAATTTCTACTTTTAGACGAGCCTTTTGCTGGGGTTGACCCTATCGCTGTGGCCGAAATTCAAAATCTCATCAAAGAGCTTAAAAAACTTGGCATTGGAATTTTAATCACCGACCACAATGTCCGCGAGACTTTAGCGATATGCGATAGAGCTTATGTGATTAGACAAGGTTCGCTTTTAGCAAGTGGAGATGCAAAAGAAATCGCACATAATAAAGATGTGAAAAAATATTACCTAGGAGCGGAGTTTAAACTCCTTGATTAA